TGGAATTCCCAGGGTCAGCCATGGCCACGGCTGGCCACTCGCAAGCCGGTGCGTGCCCTCAATCCTCCCAGGAGCCGGGTGGAAGGTGGAGGTCAACCTCCCCTTAGCCAACGGCGCTGCTGCGGAGCTTGACGTGGTGATGTTGGAGACTGTCTCGAGGCGCAAGGATGTGATGGTGAAGGGCGTGGTGAGAGGCACGTCAGACAGGCGAGCCTCAGCCTCTTGAGCGCGCCGCAGCCGGACGACTCCACGGGGGACGGCGAGGCAacgcgtggaggaggaggcgagctgGCGGGCGGCCACGACGAGGGCATGCCGCGGGCGCACGGGGGACGGCGAGACGATGCGGAGACGCGCAGAGGAGGCGGGTTGACGGGCGGCCACGACGAGGGCGGCTGCGAGCTGGCGCCTGGTCTGGCGGCgggccgacgccggcgccacCTTGCCAACGCCGTGTCCTCCCGCTACTAGCGCCGGCTGTCCACCAGGGGAGAAGAAAGGTCTGGAAGCGGGGATATTTTTTACCGTAATAGCGAAGGACGGATGGGGTGACGGGTGAGGTGAAACGGGAGTCGTAGATGCGGTGAATCGATCGATGCCATCAGAAATCGTAGGGACGGTCCAATTTTTTCTGACGTGGATAGCCTGCGAGCTCACGGAGCCCAGTCGGAATAATATATAGAAATTGGTATGAGGACGGTTGGGCCGCCTGGGCGCATGCATTGCATGTTGAGGAAGAATTTGTTATTTGTGCACACGCGCGTTCGTTGCGGCGGCCAGGAAAAAACTAAATGACGACCTGTCGCGCTACAGGCTAGCGCGCAACTATTGAGCCCAGCAGGCCGCCGGTCTTTTTCCCATGATTATCCTAGTGCTACACCGCCGGCTTTTTCCCCATAGTTATCATAGTGCTACACGGAAACGTTGTTGACTTGTTATGTGACAGATCATAGTCTGTGCACGTGGTCCACTCCTCCACGCGCCCTTGCAGGGGCGGTTATACATAGCTTTAGGCGATGACTAGAAAGGACGTGCGGCGTTGCCGCGCTGGGCCATTGCTGGTCCATTTGTTTATATAGATGACAGAGCTTGTTTCTGTCTTTTGCCTGCAAATGTCCGAATACAGTGtattttgaaaatgattgtaaGAGAGTGCCGTAAGCGAAACCAATTGAATGCGCATTATAATTCTGAGGTTGTGCTGTCTGAAAAGAAGTGGCCAGGCGTCAGCTTACGTTGTCGCCTCTGCTGAACATGACATCCAACTTATGAAATATCACCAAAACAGTAGTTCATAGTGTGAACACCGATATATACTATGCTGAGTATATATCAGTGTTCATAGTAGTTCATGGttctatatataatatataaatatatttcataagaGGCACATTTAGTGTTGCAAATATGACAGAACCCCACTTTGAAGGAACAGTAAGGAGAGTGGCATTATATACAGCAAAATGAGAGCCACTGCAAAAATATTGTGGGTATGAGTTGTGTTTGGCTGTCATACAGGAAGCCACAAAAGGTAGTTGTGTAATATATTTTGCAAAAGTATAATATATTTCATAAGCACCAAAATAGTTGTCACATGGCCAATatctggaaaaaaaagagaaggcaCTGTTGAAACAATATATGTAAAAAATAGAGTACAGGATTGTGGCAACTAAGTTTACAAAGTCTAAGCTGAAATGTGATATTTTTAGTATGGAATGCAGAAAATTCAGCAATTTAATATTGGCAGCAAAGTTTTATATGAATTCCTCTTCAATCTTTGAAGTAGCAATATGCAAAAGTAAAAGATCTTGTTTCGAATAATCAGCTTATCATTTTTTTAGTTCTCTAATATTAATTAGTTGTGCAATAATATGCTAGTTCTGACGATTTTATATTTTGTGCTGATGTTCCTGCTTCTTGTGCTGATGATTGAGTGTTTAACAATGGGAGTACTGCCTGCTTTCCATGACGATCTTTTATCAACAGAATTTCAAATGATGAATGTTCAGTCCTCATAttcttttaatttttatatagaATCCTTACGACAAATGTGAACTCGTGGCCAATCCATTGTGAAATGTCACTTGGAATTATATCCGGGTCATTGTTTTTCCTTAATGTTTCAGCACTTTTACCAATAAGTTCAGTAGCTCTTCTTTCgaacatgatgaactcaagagTATATGTGCCATCTGCATTATTATAAATGGTATTTTGTACCTGTACATGAAACATTGCAAGTATTTATTTGATTATTTTAATTTAGTAGAGTGGTGAAATAAGTACTGTTTTATCTAGGTTTAGTAGTTCTTACTTCCATTCAAATTGTTTTGAAGGGCAGCCTCCATCCTTTGTACACTGGAACCCATCAGATGttgatattattttttatgaGCATATGCGACAAGCACGATAGCACCAATGTTGTTTCTCTATTATTCCTATGATTGTTATAGTGCACTCATATCGTTTATCCTCTAAGATAAAGTACTTTAAGATCATAGGCTTGGATACGATATATAAGATGGAAATAGTACATGTTAATGAAGTTCTCAATATGTACCTTTTGAGTGAAAAGATCTATGTCATTCAGCTGTAACTGATTCTTTTCTTCAAAAGCTACATGAGTCTGATCTTCATTTGGTAAAACAATTTTTTTAACAGGTGTTGCGTCCACCGGTAAGTTCAAagataaataaattaaatacGAGTATTTAGAAATACCATGTATGAATAGAGTTGCCTAGTTTGGAATCCCCTGGATTTACAGAATCTAGATTGGGTAGTTGCTTAGGCTATGTTTCCCAGAGCAGCATATGACAGTGCCTATGAAAAAGAGCAGCTCAAGATGCAAGATCCGTCTCACAGACAATTTTATCGAGCACTTGGTGTGCACCAGCTGATAGAGGGCGAGCAGAGCATAGCAGAGCCTGCAGAGGAAGGAATGAAAGACTAGCTTCCACCAGATTGCCCAATCGCCTCCCTCTTAGCTATAATCTCCAATCTTTTCCTACCGGCAATCTGAGACCTTCTCGTCCCATGGTCGACCGATGGAAGGAAATGAATGAGGAGGAGCCTCAATGGACGAGCTGTTCGTCGGGTCGCCGCAGCGCGGCGCCTACCACCGGGCAAGCGCATCGAGTCACCGGTTCTCTGTAGGCGGCGAGCCCGGCATCGCGCCTCCATCTGGCCTAGACTGGGCCTTGGTCTTGAGGCGCCGGCAGCTGCCGCATTTGGGCCGCGGCTCGTGCTTCGCTTGGTCACCGGGCAGACTCTGACCCGGTCCCGCAGCCGCGCTCGCGCTCGAGGCGGCATGTCCCTTCACTcgaggcgggggcggcgcctAGGTATGTGAGGTGACCGGATGCTTGGAGAGGTAGCAGGCGGGGAGGAGGCCGTCGAGGATAATGCGGTGAGGTGAGGACACGGCCAcaaggaggagaaggcggaCGTGGAAGGAGGATTCCAGACTCGTTGGGAAGGGCGAAGGTTGTTTATCCAGGGCTGCTGAATGGGACGTCCGATGTGCATCTGATGGCAACCGAGAAATTTGATGTCGTGGCCCAATGTGAGCTCGGGGAATAACCCAACTTTCGATTGTTAAAGATTTTGCAAACTATCACCTGAAGTGGACGCTTTGGGTAGCCCATTTAACTATTGCTTATGTTTTCCCGAGACAATCTGTCCATACATGCAAAAGTAGACAAAATGCTAACATCATCCACATGCATGCAAAACCggaattgaaaaaaaaactataactcTTAAGCCGAGCATCCAAATTAATTTTGGATTGtaccattatctttcttatgacaagatcttcaaaacaagaccacacttacCTATATTTGt
This sequence is a window from Panicum virgatum strain AP13 chromosome 7K, P.virgatum_v5, whole genome shotgun sequence. Protein-coding genes within it:
- the LOC120640396 gene encoding uncharacterized protein LOC120640396, with the translated sequence MGDGRTEEVDDELEATLMACGILSVSRGYVPCYSEPREGMELLEGLGVSVARGIEGRPRAVSRAGACAMACSFVATAASRSAIEAEQGRSEEEACCSNDGMGGKAIHVRKNWTVPTISDGIDRFTASTTPVSPHPSPHPSFAITVKNIPASRPFFSPGGQPALVAGGHGVGKVAPASARRQTRRQLAAALVVAARQPASSARLRIVSPSPVRPRHALVVAARQLASSSTRCLAVPRGVVRLRRAQEAEARLSDVPLTTPFTITSLRLETVSNITTSSSAAAPLAKGRLTSTFHPAPGRIEGTHRLASGQPWPWLTLGIPTQCELASSREY